In Aureibaculum algae, the following are encoded in one genomic region:
- the bshC gene encoding bacillithiol biosynthesis cysteine-adding enzyme BshC, which translates to MIEEDCLTTIPFAQTGYFSDIICDYLAQDDKIKSFYSNFSTIDGFKKQIELKRLSFKLKSRSTLVNSLEKQYQKIEISSTTKRNIELLKKENTFTITTGHQLNLFTGPLYFLYKIVSTINLCKQLKREFPDDNFVPIYWMATEDHDFDEINYFNFKGQKISWNRDSKSGVGRLPTDGLENVAAIFEKALDGSKNAKYLIHLFKEAYVNHDNLTDATRYLTNELFSQYGLVIIDGDDTNLKELFKPFVEDELLNQTSFKQVSKTIEKLEKNYGIQVNPREINLFYLTDAIRERIVFEHGIYKVVDTDISWSKEDILKEVNAFPERFSPNVIMRPLYQEIILPNLCYIGGGGELAYWLELKDYFEAVKIPFPILLLRNSALIISEKQSNKAEKLNITIDELFLDQHQLVNKKIKEISKIEIDFSKQRNSLEKQFNDLEELATKTDKSFIGAVKAQKVKQLKGLNTLEKRLLSAQKRKLKDEVDRIKQLQNQLFPNQSLEERQRNFSEMYLLYGDRLIPTLMAMLNPLEGKFSVIQL; encoded by the coding sequence ATGATTGAAGAAGACTGTTTAACTACAATTCCTTTTGCCCAAACGGGCTATTTCTCCGATATTATTTGCGACTATCTTGCTCAAGATGACAAGATTAAATCATTTTATTCAAATTTCTCAACCATTGATGGGTTTAAGAAACAAATAGAATTAAAAAGATTATCTTTTAAATTAAAGTCGCGATCTACCTTGGTCAATTCTTTAGAAAAGCAATATCAAAAAATAGAAATTTCTAGCACAACAAAAAGGAATATTGAACTTCTAAAGAAGGAAAATACGTTTACAATTACAACAGGTCATCAGCTCAATTTATTTACAGGGCCACTTTATTTTTTGTATAAAATTGTTTCTACAATTAATTTGTGCAAGCAATTAAAAAGAGAATTTCCTGATGATAATTTTGTCCCCATTTACTGGATGGCAACGGAGGATCATGATTTTGACGAAATCAATTATTTTAATTTTAAGGGTCAAAAAATAAGCTGGAATAGGGATAGTAAAAGTGGAGTAGGACGTTTACCTACCGATGGTTTAGAAAACGTTGCTGCTATTTTTGAAAAAGCTTTAGATGGCTCTAAAAATGCCAAGTATTTAATTCACCTATTTAAAGAAGCGTATGTAAATCATGATAATCTTACTGACGCTACAAGATATTTAACAAATGAATTGTTTAGCCAATATGGCTTAGTAATTATAGACGGTGATGATACAAACTTAAAAGAGTTATTCAAACCGTTTGTTGAGGACGAATTGTTGAATCAAACTAGTTTTAAACAGGTCTCTAAAACAATTGAAAAATTAGAAAAAAATTATGGTATTCAGGTAAATCCACGTGAAATTAACTTGTTTTACTTAACTGATGCCATTCGAGAACGAATTGTTTTTGAGCATGGAATTTATAAGGTAGTTGATACTGATATTTCTTGGAGTAAAGAAGACATTCTTAAAGAAGTTAATGCATTTCCTGAAAGATTCAGCCCTAATGTAATTATGCGTCCATTATATCAAGAAATTATCTTGCCTAATTTATGCTATATCGGAGGTGGTGGAGAACTGGCCTATTGGTTAGAACTTAAAGATTATTTTGAGGCCGTTAAAATTCCATTTCCAATATTACTATTGAGAAATTCAGCCTTAATTATTTCAGAGAAACAATCTAATAAGGCTGAGAAGTTAAACATAACAATTGACGAGTTGTTCTTAGATCAACACCAGTTAGTTAATAAGAAAATAAAAGAAATTTCTAAAATTGAAATTGATTTTTCAAAGCAACGCAATAGTTTAGAAAAGCAGTTTAATGATTTAGAGGAGTTGGCCACTAAAACAGATAAGTCATTTATTGGGGCGGTTAAAGCTCAAAAAGTAAAGCAGTTAAAAGGTTTAAATACCTTAGAAAAAAGACTGCTAAGTGCTCAAAAAAGAAAATTAAAAGACGAGGTTGATCGAATAAAGCAGTTGCAGAATCAATTATTTCCAAATCAGAGTTTGGAAGAACGACAACGTAATTTTTCAGAAATGTACTTGTTATATGGAGACCGTTTAATTCCAACCTTGATGGCAATGCTAAATCCGTTGGAGGGTAAGTTCTCAGTTATACAGTTGTAA
- a CDS encoding LytR/AlgR family response regulator transcription factor: MQNRYSIIDGDKKTILKIQKYFENTDDYVCIGASGCFNQALDTILEYTPDIIFIDVDNNKENTNDAFSFINELYKYVKEMPKVIALSTTKDEAYNCMKNNFCDYILKPINDFELRKSVARLKIKPRKPSDKLCLKSYKDYRFIEMNEILFLKADNTSTDFFMEDGSTISAYKTLKYFEKLLPENFTRIHNSYIVNQKYVSRIHFGKAKCSIKQHSFAIPFSKSYKENVVILEKSISKNALLSLN, encoded by the coding sequence ATGCAAAATAGATATTCAATAATAGATGGCGACAAAAAAACCATTTTAAAGATTCAAAAATATTTCGAAAATACAGATGATTATGTTTGTATAGGTGCTTCGGGCTGTTTTAATCAAGCATTGGATACTATTTTAGAATACACACCAGATATTATTTTCATTGATGTAGATAATAATAAAGAGAACACTAATGATGCCTTTAGTTTTATAAATGAATTGTATAAGTACGTAAAAGAAATGCCAAAGGTAATTGCCTTGTCAACTACAAAAGATGAGGCGTATAATTGTATGAAAAATAATTTTTGTGATTATATTTTAAAACCCATCAATGATTTTGAGCTCCGTAAATCTGTAGCGAGGTTAAAAATAAAACCAAGAAAACCTTCCGATAAGTTATGTCTAAAATCATATAAAGATTATCGATTTATTGAAATGAACGAGATACTGTTCCTGAAAGCAGACAATACATCAACTGATTTTTTTATGGAAGATGGTTCTACTATTAGTGCATATAAAACTCTCAAATACTTTGAAAAACTTTTACCTGAAAATTTTACCAGAATACACAATAGCTATATTGTAAATCAAAAGTATGTCTCTAGAATACATTTTGGAAAAGCTAAATGCTCCATAAAGCAGCATAGTTTTGCCATTCCTTTCTCAAAATCGTATAAAGAAAATGTCGTTATTTTAGAAAAATCTATTTCTAAGAATGCTCTATTATCCTTAAACTAG
- a CDS encoding serine hydrolase domain-containing protein, with protein sequence MKRLLAIGLLISSLFSCTSQDESLEIIDPIYFPSITDDDWETESIDNLNWNKAKLEPLLTFLEDNNTKGFIILKNGKMVIEKYFNGHSNTSIWYWASAGKTLTAAMTGIAEDDGYLNLNDKASLHLGSGWTSAPLAKENLITVSHLLSMTSGLDDNLGDDVSPENLKYVSDAGTRWAYHNVYVKLQDILASASKQTYVSYFNTKLRDRIGMTGTWIKLGNNSVYWSNTRSMARFGLLSLNNGNWDGSQIVNKNYFQKAVSTSQPINQSYGYLWWLNGKSSYHLPQTQIEFQGSLIESAPDDMYCALGKNDQKIYVVPSRNLVIVRMGESAEGENFALSNFDELLWQKINTLLN encoded by the coding sequence ATGAAAAGGTTATTAGCAATTGGATTACTTATTTCCTCACTATTTTCTTGTACCTCACAAGATGAATCACTTGAAATTATAGACCCCATTTATTTTCCATCAATTACTGATGATGACTGGGAAACAGAATCAATAGATAATTTAAATTGGAACAAAGCTAAGCTAGAGCCATTACTAACTTTTTTAGAGGATAATAACACTAAAGGTTTTATCATTTTAAAAAATGGTAAAATGGTCATTGAAAAATATTTTAATGGTCATTCTAATACTTCAATATGGTATTGGGCAAGTGCAGGTAAAACCTTAACTGCTGCAATGACTGGAATTGCAGAAGATGATGGCTATTTAAACCTAAATGATAAGGCTTCTTTACATCTAGGTTCAGGATGGACGAGTGCTCCATTGGCAAAAGAAAATCTTATTACCGTTTCACATCTACTATCCATGACATCTGGATTGGATGACAACTTAGGGGATGATGTGAGTCCTGAAAATCTTAAATATGTTTCAGATGCCGGCACCCGATGGGCGTATCACAATGTATATGTAAAATTACAAGACATCTTAGCCTCCGCTTCGAAGCAAACTTATGTATCTTACTTTAATACAAAACTTAGAGACAGAATTGGTATGACAGGTACTTGGATTAAATTGGGAAACAATAGCGTCTATTGGAGTAATACAAGAAGTATGGCTCGTTTCGGATTATTATCTCTCAATAATGGAAATTGGGATGGTTCTCAGATTGTAAATAAAAATTATTTTCAAAAAGCAGTGAGCACTTCGCAACCCATAAATCAATCCTATGGATATTTATGGTGGTTAAATGGAAAATCTAGTTATCATTTACCTCAAACACAAATTGAATTTCAAGGTTCGTTAATTGAATCAGCACCAGATGATATGTATTGTGCACTAGGTAAAAATGATCAAAAGATTTATGTAGTACCGAGTCGAAATCTTGTGATTGTTCGTATGGGTGAATCTGCAGAAGGTGAAAATTTTGCCTTATCTAATTTTGATGAACTCTTATGGCAAAAAATAAATACCTTACTTAATTAA
- the rimO gene encoding 30S ribosomal protein S12 methylthiotransferase RimO yields MRTKSTKQNKINVVTLGCSKNVYDSEVLMGQLQANGKEVVHEDENDDGNIVVINTCGFIGKAKEESINTILHYAHKKEKGEVDKVFVTGCLSERYKPDLEKEIPDVDAYFGTHDLPNLLKVLEADYKHELLGERVTTTPKHYAYLKIAEGCDRPCSFCAIPLMRGKHVSTPIENLVKEAQNLAEKGIKELILIAQDLTYYGLDIYKKRALADLLKELAKVEGIEWIRLHYAFPTGFPLDVLEVMKNEPKVCNYLDIPLQHINTEILKSMRRGTTHEKTVNLITKFRAAVPDMAIRTTLIVGYPGETDEIFEELKKWVIDTRFDRLGAFAYSHEENTHAATLEDDVPEEVKEQRVAEIMEIQSQISFELNQEKVGKIFKCLFDRKEGNYFFGRTEFDSPDVDNDVIIDATKHYVQLGQFVNVKINSAGDFDLNGEPVT; encoded by the coding sequence ATGCGAACAAAATCTACAAAACAAAATAAGATTAATGTTGTTACTCTAGGATGTTCTAAGAATGTTTATGATTCTGAAGTGCTAATGGGGCAGCTACAAGCCAATGGTAAAGAGGTTGTACATGAAGATGAGAATGACGATGGTAATATTGTAGTAATAAATACTTGTGGATTTATTGGTAAAGCCAAAGAAGAATCTATCAATACCATTTTACATTATGCTCACAAGAAGGAAAAAGGTGAGGTTGACAAAGTTTTTGTTACAGGCTGTTTAAGTGAACGTTACAAACCAGATTTAGAAAAAGAAATACCCGATGTTGATGCTTATTTTGGTACACATGATTTACCTAATTTATTAAAAGTTTTAGAAGCAGATTATAAGCATGAGTTATTAGGTGAACGCGTAACAACGACTCCAAAGCATTATGCGTACTTAAAAATTGCAGAAGGTTGTGATAGACCTTGTTCGTTTTGTGCTATTCCATTAATGAGGGGTAAGCATGTTTCTACACCTATTGAAAATTTGGTGAAAGAAGCTCAGAATTTAGCAGAAAAAGGAATCAAAGAGTTGATTTTAATTGCTCAAGATTTAACGTATTACGGACTAGATATTTATAAAAAAAGAGCCTTGGCTGATCTATTAAAAGAATTAGCAAAAGTAGAAGGAATAGAGTGGATTAGATTACACTATGCTTTTCCTACAGGTTTTCCTTTAGATGTACTTGAGGTAATGAAAAATGAGCCTAAAGTGTGTAATTATTTGGACATTCCATTACAACACATTAATACGGAAATCTTAAAATCCATGCGAAGAGGTACAACGCATGAAAAAACAGTAAATCTTATTACAAAGTTTAGAGCAGCCGTTCCTGATATGGCCATTAGAACAACACTAATTGTAGGTTATCCAGGAGAAACTGATGAAATTTTTGAAGAGTTAAAGAAGTGGGTAATAGATACTCGCTTTGATAGACTTGGGGCTTTTGCCTATTCACATGAAGAAAATACACATGCAGCAACTTTAGAAGATGATGTTCCTGAAGAGGTAAAAGAGCAGCGTGTTGCAGAAATTATGGAAATTCAAAGTCAAATTTCTTTTGAGTTAAATCAAGAGAAAGTGGGTAAAATTTTTAAATGTCTTTTCGATAGAAAAGAAGGGAATTACTTTTTTGGAAGAACGGAGTTTGATTCGCCAGATGTTGATAATGACGTAATAATTGATGCCACAAAACATTACGTACAATTAGGACAGTTTGTAAATGTAAAAATTAATTCTGCAGGTGATTTTGACCTTAATGGAGAACCTGTTACTTAA
- a CDS encoding tetratricopeptide repeat-containing sensor histidine kinase has protein sequence MTRTINANEDLDEQIDSIAIWIGYSKNNDYELKRRILYLNKAYKSTLQIKNDSLKNKYLSKISLRFSKLKDSSSFRNVNKISVRLSKKLGDSVTLANNYWDLGAFLSSYKVNDSAYYYYYHSQKMFKEAGDNYSSGRMLLNMAIIQSENRDYTGSEVTTIRALELLEPLGKNKQLYSCYNNLGVVFNELHEYDKAMLYHNKALEYQSQNDEESIDRENTLNNIGVVYANIEQYEKAINNYTKALRTRGLKKLKPPLYAKLLDNLAYSKFKLNDTVGVVKLFEESLHIRDSINDVWGKSMNLLHMAEYYDTYNDTIKAFEAVKEAKDLAEKSKNYRDLLKCLILLYKLDAPNKDQYTTRYLALTETLQEEERAIRNKFARIQFETDHFIEENETLSEQNRDILIVGSIVLVLGMLIYIIRDQRLKNVRLKLEKEQQLANEEIYNLMLTQQNKIDEGKRNEKKRMSEELHDGVLGNLYGIKMNLAVLNAQNNADAVIKRETFIEGLSKVIDEIRNVSHELHSNAIDANVGYVQLIEDLLSEKSALHGYSFELLADDTIKWTEIKGDIKMNIYRIIQESVQNINKYAKANNLNVSINSDGDFIYLSIMDDGIGFNTNTNKDGIGIKNIRSRVERLNGVVEFISELKKGTTINIKIPF, from the coding sequence ATGACGCGAACTATTAATGCAAATGAAGATCTCGATGAGCAGATTGATAGTATTGCCATTTGGATTGGTTATTCAAAGAATAATGACTACGAGTTAAAAAGAAGAATTCTTTACCTCAATAAGGCATATAAAAGCACATTACAAATAAAAAATGATTCACTAAAAAACAAGTATTTATCAAAAATTTCACTTCGTTTTTCTAAGTTAAAAGATTCTAGCTCATTCAGAAATGTCAATAAAATTTCAGTACGGCTCTCAAAAAAATTAGGTGATTCGGTTACTTTAGCAAATAATTACTGGGATTTAGGAGCGTTTCTGTCGTCATATAAAGTGAATGATAGTGCATATTACTATTATTATCATTCACAAAAAATGTTTAAAGAAGCAGGTGATAATTATTCTTCAGGAAGAATGTTGTTGAACATGGCAATTATTCAATCTGAAAATCGAGATTACACAGGTAGTGAAGTAACAACTATAAGAGCTCTTGAATTATTAGAACCACTTGGAAAGAATAAACAATTGTATAGTTGTTATAACAATTTAGGTGTTGTTTTTAATGAATTACATGAATATGATAAAGCAATGTTGTACCACAATAAGGCCTTAGAATATCAAAGCCAAAATGATGAAGAAAGCATTGATCGAGAGAATACTTTAAATAATATTGGAGTTGTTTATGCTAACATTGAGCAATATGAAAAGGCGATAAATAATTATACTAAGGCATTAAGAACGAGGGGCTTAAAAAAATTAAAACCTCCACTGTATGCCAAGTTATTGGACAATTTAGCTTATAGTAAATTCAAGCTAAATGATACCGTTGGTGTTGTTAAATTATTTGAAGAATCTTTACACATAAGAGATAGTATTAATGATGTATGGGGTAAATCAATGAATTTACTGCACATGGCAGAATATTACGACACCTATAATGATACTATAAAAGCGTTTGAAGCTGTAAAAGAAGCTAAAGACTTAGCTGAAAAGTCTAAAAATTATAGAGATCTTTTAAAATGCTTAATACTGCTTTATAAATTAGATGCACCTAATAAAGATCAATATACAACGCGTTACCTTGCATTAACAGAAACACTTCAAGAAGAAGAAAGGGCAATAAGGAATAAATTTGCTCGAATACAGTTTGAGACCGATCATTTTATAGAAGAAAATGAAACGTTATCGGAGCAAAATAGGGATATCTTAATTGTGGGTTCAATAGTTCTTGTTTTGGGCATGCTCATTTATATAATTAGAGATCAACGTTTAAAAAATGTTAGATTAAAATTAGAAAAAGAACAGCAACTTGCTAATGAAGAAATTTATAATTTAATGTTGACCCAACAAAATAAAATAGATGAAGGAAAGCGAAATGAGAAAAAAAGAATGTCTGAAGAGTTACATGATGGCGTTTTGGGTAATCTTTATGGTATAAAAATGAATTTAGCGGTATTAAATGCTCAAAACAATGCAGATGCTGTAATAAAAAGAGAGACCTTTATTGAAGGGCTTTCTAAAGTAATTGATGAAATAAGAAATGTTTCACATGAGTTGCACTCCAATGCGATTGATGCCAATGTGGGATATGTTCAATTGATTGAAGACCTATTATCAGAAAAAAGTGCATTACACGGCTACAGTTTTGAATTACTGGCAGATGATACTATAAAATGGACAGAGATAAAGGGAGATATAAAAATGAATATCTATCGTATAATTCAAGAATCTGTTCAGAATATTAATAAATATGCCAAAGCCAACAACTTAAATGTATCTATAAATAGTGATGGTGATTTCATTTATTTATCAATTATGGATGACGGAATAGGTTTTAATACGAACACCAATAAAGACGGTATAGGTATTAAAAATATAAGGTCAAGAGTGGAACGCCTTAATGGCGTTGTTGAATTTATTTCAGAACTAAAAAAAGGAACTACCATAAATATTAAGATACCGTTTTAG
- a CDS encoding helix-turn-helix domain-containing protein, with translation MENLLNILIVDDNPMIIEAYKSMFNYADLDCCSLNIDVACDCEEAISKMKLAQTKVPYDCFYFDMNLPQSLDGNFKSGEDLALYAKKYFPKAKVAILTLNNDSLSIHNILTKIKPDGLLIKNDSNPTEFIAGFKTIMRNPPFYSTSVIKFLSNISLRKESDQFDDNDIKILMHLERGIKTKDLDQYINLSLSSIEKKKSQLKKSLNLKRANDEDLVRIAKEKGLI, from the coding sequence GTGGAAAATTTATTAAATATATTAATAGTCGATGATAACCCTATGATCATAGAGGCGTATAAAAGTATGTTTAATTATGCCGATTTAGATTGTTGTAGCCTAAATATAGATGTTGCTTGTGATTGTGAAGAAGCCATTTCAAAAATGAAGTTAGCTCAAACTAAAGTTCCTTATGATTGTTTTTATTTTGACATGAATTTACCGCAATCGCTAGATGGAAACTTTAAATCTGGTGAAGATTTAGCTTTATATGCTAAAAAATACTTTCCAAAAGCAAAAGTGGCCATATTAACGTTGAATAATGACAGTCTTAGCATTCATAATATCTTAACTAAAATTAAGCCTGACGGATTATTGATAAAAAACGATAGTAACCCTACAGAGTTTATTGCTGGTTTTAAAACGATTATGCGTAACCCTCCATTTTATAGTACTTCTGTAATAAAATTTTTAAGTAATATTAGTCTCCGTAAAGAAAGTGATCAATTTGATGATAATGATATTAAAATTTTAATGCATTTAGAACGGGGGATTAAAACCAAAGATTTAGATCAATATATTAACTTATCATTAAGTTCAATTGAAAAGAAAAAAAGTCAATTGAAAAAATCACTTAATCTAAAAAGAGCAAATGATGAAGACTTGGTGCGTATTGCTAAAGAAAAAGGTCTTATATAA
- a CDS encoding RagB/SusD family nutrient uptake outer membrane protein, whose protein sequence is MKKFINIKIGILLLTISLISCNDNLNIEPEQYLSTEVVISNSENLSKVLNNAYNDARSSSSYGGSIAIASELIADDGDLWWNGTYVDPGEFIEKAMLSDNGFVESIWMNGYDIINQANIILGNSSVYADEDEKQTAEAEAKFLRAMVYFDLARLFSKPYTNGIQNTQLGVPLVFTAVLDPKNIDYPTRNTLEEVYTQVIADLTDAYDLLPSSNGVYATKYSAAALLARVYLQMGDYTNARDMANEVITNSGASLTNSFSGAFNNDENSEEDLLAWQVTSQDASSNYLNLFFAGSDFGGRSGNPDIDVEDQHYEIYDDSNDQRANFFYEAKYWCTTKWQYQFGNIPFIRLAEMYLIRAESNFRLTTTVGDTPVNDINILRNRSTASTFNSVDLDIILMERKRELSFEGFALFDAKRLGNNIGTISYDANQLVLPIPLRETDANTNLEQNPGY, encoded by the coding sequence ATGAAAAAATTTATAAATATAAAAATCGGAATACTACTGCTTACCATTTCTTTGATAAGCTGTAATGATAACCTAAATATTGAACCTGAACAATACCTATCAACTGAGGTAGTTATTAGTAACTCTGAAAATCTATCTAAGGTTTTAAATAACGCTTATAACGACGCTCGCTCAAGTTCTAGCTATGGCGGTAGTATAGCTATAGCGTCTGAACTAATTGCCGATGATGGTGACCTTTGGTGGAACGGAACTTATGTAGATCCGGGAGAATTTATAGAAAAGGCAATGTTATCAGATAATGGATTTGTAGAAAGCATTTGGATGAATGGCTATGACATTATAAACCAAGCCAATATTATACTGGGTAATTCTAGTGTTTATGCAGACGAAGATGAAAAACAAACTGCAGAAGCTGAGGCAAAATTTTTAAGAGCAATGGTGTATTTCGATTTGGCTAGACTGTTCTCCAAACCTTACACAAATGGTATCCAAAACACCCAATTAGGAGTACCTTTAGTTTTTACAGCTGTACTAGATCCAAAAAATATAGATTACCCAACTAGAAACACTCTTGAAGAGGTGTATACACAAGTAATAGCAGACTTAACAGATGCGTATGATTTATTACCATCTTCAAATGGTGTATACGCAACAAAATACAGTGCTGCTGCACTACTTGCAAGAGTATATTTACAAATGGGAGACTATACGAATGCTAGAGATATGGCAAATGAAGTCATTACTAATAGTGGTGCTTCACTAACCAACTCTTTTAGTGGTGCTTTTAATAATGATGAAAATTCTGAAGAAGATCTGCTTGCTTGGCAAGTAACTAGCCAAGATGCCAGTTCTAATTATTTAAATCTTTTCTTTGCAGGAAGCGATTTTGGAGGTCGATCGGGAAACCCTGATATTGATGTAGAGGATCAACATTATGAAATCTATGATGACTCCAATGACCAAAGAGCTAATTTCTTCTATGAAGCCAAATATTGGTGTACTACAAAATGGCAATACCAATTTGGTAATATCCCTTTTATACGCCTTGCAGAAATGTATTTAATAAGAGCAGAGAGCAACTTCAGGTTAACAACCACTGTTGGAGATACTCCAGTAAATGATATTAATATATTAAGAAACAGATCTACTGCATCTACTTTTAACTCTGTAGATTTAGATATTATTTTAATGGAACGAAAAAGAGAATTATCCTTTGAGGGTTTTGCACTATTTGATGCAAAACGCCTAGGTAATAACATTGGAACTATATCTTATGACGCTAATCAATTGGTATTACCCATACCACTTAGAGAAACTGATGCCAACACAAATTTGGAGCAAAATCCAGGTTACTAA